The Paracoccus liaowanqingii genome window below encodes:
- the rplV gene encoding 50S ribosomal protein L22: protein MGKENNPRRVAENEAFAKTKMLRTSPQKLNLVAQLIRGKKVDKALSDLTFSHKRIAGDVKKCLQSAIANAENNHGLDVDNLVVAEAWVGKNLVMKRGRPRARGRFGKIMKPFSEITIKVRQVEEQA from the coding sequence ATGGGTAAGGAAAACAATCCGCGCCGCGTGGCGGAGAACGAGGCCTTCGCCAAGACGAAGATGCTTCGCACCTCGCCGCAGAAACTGAACCTGGTCGCACAGCTGATCCGGGGCAAGAAGGTCGACAAGGCGCTGTCCGACCTGACCTTCTCGCACAAGCGGATCGCCGGTGACGTGAAGAAGTGCCTGCAGTCGGCCATCGCGAATGCCGAGAACAACCACGGTCTGGACGTCGACAATCTGGTCGTCGCCGAGGCCTGGGTCGGCAAGAACCTGGTGATGAAGCGTGGCCGTCCGCGGGCACGTGGCCGCTTCGGCAAGATCATGAAGCCGTTTTCGGA
- the rpsS gene encoding 30S ribosomal protein S19 — MARSVWKGPFVDAYVLKKAEKVKESGKSEVIKIWSRRSTILPQFVGLTFAVYNGHKHIPVNVSEEMIGQKFGEYSPTRTYYGHAADKKAKRK, encoded by the coding sequence ATGGCACGTTCTGTTTGGAAAGGCCCCTTTGTTGACGCCTATGTGCTCAAGAAGGCGGAAAAGGTCAAAGAATCCGGCAAGTCCGAGGTCATCAAGATCTGGTCGCGCCGTTCCACGATCCTGCCGCAATTCGTGGGCCTCACCTTTGCCGTCTACAACGGGCACAAGCATATCCCGGTGAATGTCAGCGAAGAGATGATCGGTCAGAAATTCGGTGAATATTCGCCCACGCGGACCTATTACGGTCACGCGGCCGACAAGAAAGCGAAGAGGAAGTAA
- the rplB gene encoding 50S ribosomal protein L2 yields MALKSYKPTTPGQRGLVLIDRSELWKGRPVKTLTEGLTKKGGRNNTGRITMRRKGGGAKRLYRIVDFKRTKFDMAAVVERIEYDPNRTAFIALVKYEDGEQAYILAPQRLAIGDKIIAGAKVDVKPGNAMPFSGMPIGTIVHNVELKAGKGGQIARSAGTYAQFVGRDGGYAQIRLSSGELRLVRQECMATIGAVSNADHSNQNLGKAGRNRHKGIRPSVRGVAMNPIDHPHGGGEGRTSGGRTPVTPWGKDTKGKKTRSNKATDKYILRSRHAKKKGR; encoded by the coding sequence ATGGCATTGAAGTCGTATAAACCGACGACGCCTGGCCAGCGCGGGCTGGTTCTGATCGACCGTTCGGAGCTTTGGAAAGGACGCCCCGTCAAGACCCTCACCGAGGGCCTGACCAAGAAGGGCGGCCGGAACAATACCGGACGGATCACCATGCGCCGCAAGGGCGGTGGGGCGAAGCGCCTGTATCGCATCGTCGATTTCAAGCGCACCAAGTTCGACATGGCGGCGGTCGTCGAGCGGATCGAGTACGATCCCAACCGCACCGCCTTCATCGCGCTGGTGAAATACGAAGACGGCGAGCAGGCCTATATCCTGGCGCCGCAGCGACTGGCGATTGGCGACAAGATCATCGCCGGCGCCAAGGTCGACGTGAAGCCGGGCAACGCCATGCCCTTCAGCGGCATGCCGATCGGCACGATCGTGCACAATGTCGAGCTGAAGGCCGGCAAGGGCGGCCAGATCGCCCGTTCGGCGGGCACCTATGCCCAGTTCGTCGGTCGCGACGGCGGCTATGCCCAGATCCGCCTGTCCTCGGGCGAGCTGCGTCTGGTCCGTCAGGAATGCATGGCCACCATCGGTGCCGTGTCGAATGCCGACCATTCGAACCAGAACCTCGGCAAGGCCGGCCGCAACCGCCACAAGGGCATCCGCCCGAGCGTCCGCGGCGTCGCCATGAACCCGATCGACCACCCGCATGGTGGTGGTGAGGGTCGCACGTCGGGTGGCCGCACGCCGGTCACGCCCTGGGGTAAAGACACCAAGGGCAAGAAGACCCGCAGCAACAAGGCGACCGACAAGTATATCTTGCGTTCGCGCCACGCGAAAAAGAAGGGGCGTTGA
- a CDS encoding 50S ribosomal protein L23, with product MSAKAEHYDVIVKPIITEKATMTSANNGVVFQVAKDSNKPQIKQAVEALFGVKVKAVNTTITKGKTKRFRGQPGRRSDVKKAYVTLEAGSTIDVSTGL from the coding sequence ATGAGCGCGAAAGCTGAACATTACGACGTGATCGTCAAGCCGATCATCACCGAAAAAGCCACCATGACCTCGGCCAACAACGGCGTCGTGTTCCAGGTGGCCAAGGACAGCAACAAGCCGCAGATCAAGCAGGCCGTCGAGGCCCTGTTCGGCGTCAAGGTGAAGGCGGTCAACACCACCATCACCAAGGGCAAGACCAAGCGCTTCCGCGGCCAGCCCGGCCGTCGCAGCGACGTCAAGAAGGCCTATGTGACGCTGGAAGCCGGCAGCACCATCGACGTCTCGACCGGTCTGTAA
- the rplD gene encoding 50S ribosomal protein L4, which produces MKLDVIKLDSGAAGSIDLSDDVFGLEPRGDILQRVVRWQHAKAQAGTHSVLGRSEVSYSTKKIYRQKGTGGARHGSRKAPIFRKGGVYKGPTPRSHAFDLPKKVRALGLRHALSAKATAGELVIIEDLNLADAKTAAVAKAVRENGWKRVLVIDGAEVNENFARAARNIEGVDILPSMGANVYDILKRDTLVITRAGVEALEARLK; this is translated from the coding sequence ATGAAACTTGATGTGATCAAGCTGGACTCCGGCGCTGCCGGGTCGATCGACCTGTCGGACGACGTGTTTGGGCTGGAGCCGCGCGGCGACATCCTGCAGCGCGTCGTGCGCTGGCAGCATGCCAAGGCGCAGGCCGGCACCCACTCGGTGCTGGGCCGGTCCGAGGTCAGCTACTCGACCAAGAAGATCTATCGCCAGAAGGGCACCGGCGGCGCACGCCACGGGTCCCGCAAGGCGCCGATCTTCCGCAAGGGTGGCGTCTACAAGGGCCCGACCCCGCGCTCGCACGCCTTCGATCTGCCCAAGAAGGTCCGTGCCCTGGGTCTGCGTCATGCCCTGTCGGCGAAAGCCACGGCGGGCGAACTGGTGATCATCGAGGATCTGAACCTCGCCGACGCCAAGACCGCCGCCGTCGCCAAGGCCGTTCGCGAGAACGGCTGGAAGCGCGTGCTGGTCATCGACGGTGCCGAAGTGAACGAGAACTTTGCCCGTGCCGCGCGCAACATCGAAGGCGTGGACATCCTGCCGTCGATGGGCGCCAACGTCTATGACATCCTCAAGCGTGACACCCTGGTCATCACGCGCGCCGGTGTCGAAGCTCTGGAGGCTCGTCTGAAATGA
- the rplC gene encoding 50S ribosomal protein L3 — MLRTGIIAKKLGMTRLFLEDGRQVPVTVLQMDGLQVIAQRTAATDGYTAVQLGAGTAKVKRTTAAMRGHFAKASVAPKRKIVEFRVAEENLINVGEEITADHYFAGQFVDIAGISIGKGFAGAMKRHNFGGLRASHGVSVSHRSHGSTGQCQDPGKVFKGKKMAGHLGAVRVTTQNLQVVRTDSDRGLIMVKGSVPGSKGGWVTIKDAVKKATPENLIYPAALRSAANEAKRLAEEAAAAAAAEEEAAREEAARLAAEQEAAALAEAEESIKSDKEAADPNADPVAEDDAAPEGDKQ, encoded by the coding sequence ATGTTGCGTACTGGTATCATCGCCAAGAAGCTGGGCATGACGCGTCTGTTCCTCGAGGATGGCCGTCAGGTTCCCGTCACCGTGCTGCAGATGGACGGCCTTCAGGTCATCGCTCAGCGCACCGCCGCGACCGACGGCTACACCGCCGTCCAGCTGGGCGCCGGCACGGCCAAGGTCAAGCGGACCACCGCCGCCATGCGCGGTCACTTCGCGAAAGCCTCGGTCGCGCCCAAGCGCAAGATCGTGGAATTCCGCGTCGCCGAAGAGAACCTGATCAATGTCGGTGAGGAAATCACCGCGGATCACTACTTTGCAGGTCAGTTCGTGGACATCGCGGGCATCTCGATCGGCAAGGGCTTTGCGGGCGCCATGAAGCGCCACAACTTCGGCGGTCTTCGCGCCTCGCACGGCGTGTCGGTCAGCCACCGCTCGCACGGTTCGACCGGCCAGTGCCAGGACCCCGGCAAGGTGTTCAAGGGCAAGAAGATGGCCGGCCATCTGGGCGCCGTCCGCGTGACCACGCAGAACCTGCAGGTCGTGCGCACCGACAGCGACCGGGGCCTGATCATGGTCAAGGGCTCGGTTCCCGGGTCCAAGGGTGGCTGGGTCACGATCAAGGACGCGGTCAAGAAGGCCACGCCCGAGAACCTGATCTATCCCGCCGCTTTGCGCTCTGCCGCGAACGAGGCCAAGCGTCTGGCTGAAGAGGCCGCCGCCGCCGCCGCCGCCGAGGAAGAAGCCGCCCGCGAGGAGGCCGCCCGTCTGGCCGCCGAGCAGGAGGCCGCCGCCCTGGCCGAGGCCGAAGAGTCGATCAAGTCGGACAAGGAAGCCGCCGATCCGAATGCGGATCCGGTCGCCGAAGACGACGCCGCGCCGGAAGGAGACAAGCAATGA
- the rpsJ gene encoding 30S ribosomal protein S10, with protein sequence MQSQNIRIRLKAFDYRVLDASTQEIVNTAKRTGATVRGPIPLPNKIEKFTVLRGPHIDKKSRDQWEIRTHKRLLDIVNPTPQTVDALMKLDLAAGVDVEIKV encoded by the coding sequence ATGCAAAGCCAGAATATCCGGATCCGGCTGAAGGCGTTTGACTATCGTGTGCTGGATGCCAGCACCCAAGAGATCGTCAACACCGCCAAGCGCACCGGCGCGACCGTTCGCGGCCCCATTCCGCTGCCGAACAAGATCGAGAAATTCACCGTCCTTCGCGGTCCGCACATCGACAAGAAGTCGCGCGACCAGTGGGAGATCCGCACGCACAAGCGTCTGCTGGACATCGTCAACCCGACGCCGCAGACCGTGGACGCCCTCATGAAGCTCGACCTCGCCGCCGGCGTGGATGTCGAGATCAAGGTCTGA
- a CDS encoding tellurite resistance TerB family protein — MSLMKSLTKVAAGVMLAKGIGSMMNNQQQGGARARSGGGGLMDSLLGNNAGGAGTGIGSGAGGSGGGLGQMLGRALGGGSGASGRGSLGGLLDSLGGRGGVGRVSQGSSGGGLGQMLGGLLGGAAAGGAAGHLAQKDSQPSNQASFGALFDDALAHDGEPQVAPTPEQNEMAGLMLRAMIQAAKSDGTIDEAERKRLMGHLGDDLDEEERQFIRDQMAAPVDAAGLARDIPEGMERQVYLMSLLAIDFDSEAEARYLNDLAGAMKLDRAAVNEIHAEAGVMPLYNA; from the coding sequence ATGAGCCTGATGAAAAGCCTGACCAAGGTCGCCGCCGGCGTGATGCTGGCCAAGGGGATCGGCAGCATGATGAACAACCAGCAGCAGGGCGGCGCGCGGGCGCGCAGCGGCGGCGGCGGTCTGATGGACAGCCTGCTGGGCAACAATGCCGGCGGCGCGGGAACGGGCATCGGCTCGGGCGCCGGCGGATCCGGCGGGGGCTTGGGCCAGATGCTGGGCCGCGCGCTTGGCGGCGGCAGCGGGGCCTCGGGGCGCGGATCGCTTGGCGGGCTGCTGGACAGCCTGGGCGGTCGCGGTGGCGTGGGACGGGTGTCGCAGGGCAGCTCGGGCGGCGGGCTGGGGCAGATGCTGGGCGGATTGCTGGGCGGCGCGGCCGCGGGCGGTGCGGCGGGCCATCTGGCGCAGAAGGATTCGCAGCCCTCCAACCAGGCCAGCTTCGGCGCGCTCTTCGACGATGCGCTGGCCCATGACGGCGAGCCGCAGGTGGCGCCCACGCCCGAGCAGAACGAGATGGCCGGGCTGATGCTGCGTGCGATGATCCAGGCGGCGAAATCCGACGGGACCATCGACGAGGCCGAGCGCAAGCGCCTGATGGGGCATCTGGGCGACGATCTGGACGAGGAGGAGCGGCAGTTCATCCGCGACCAGATGGCGGCGCCGGTCGACGCGGCCGGGCTGGCCCGCGACATTCCTGAGGGGATGGAGCGTCAGGTCTATCTGATGTCGCTGCTGGCCATCGATTTCGACAGCGAGGCCGAGGCGCGCTATCTGAACGATCTGGCGGGCGCGATGAAGCTGGACCGGGCGGCGGTGAACGAGATCCATGCCGAGGCCGGGGTCATGCCGCTCTATAACGCCTGA
- the tuf gene encoding elongation factor Tu yields the protein MGKAKFERNKPHVNIGTIGHVDHGKTTLTAAITKYFGEFRAYDQIDGAPEEKARGITISTAHVEYESEARHYAHVDCPGHADYVKNMITGAAQMDGAILVVNAADGPMPQTREHILLGRQVGIPFMVVYLNKVDQVDDEELLELVEMEVRELLTSYDYPGDDIPIIKGSALAAMEGRDAEIGENSIRALIAAVDEYIPTPERAIDQPFLLPIEDVFSISGRGTVVTGRIERGAVNVGDELEIVGIRDTRKTTCTGVEMFRKLLDRGEAGDNVGVLLRGIDREGVERGQVLCKPKSVNPHTVFEAEAYILTKEEGGRHTPFFANYRPQFYFRTTDVTGTVKLPEGTEMVMPGDNLKFEVELIAPIAMEEKLRFAIREGGRTVGAGVVSKIIK from the coding sequence ATGGGCAAGGCAAAGTTTGAACGGAACAAACCGCACGTCAACATCGGCACGATCGGCCATGTCGACCACGGCAAGACGACGCTGACGGCGGCGATCACCAAGTATTTCGGCGAATTCCGCGCCTATGACCAGATCGACGGCGCGCCCGAAGAGAAGGCCCGCGGGATCACGATCTCGACCGCCCACGTGGAATACGAATCCGAGGCGCGCCACTATGCGCATGTGGATTGCCCGGGCCACGCCGACTACGTCAAGAACATGATCACCGGTGCCGCCCAGATGGACGGCGCGATCCTGGTCGTGAACGCCGCCGACGGCCCGATGCCGCAGACGCGCGAGCACATCCTGCTGGGCCGCCAGGTCGGCATCCCCTTCATGGTCGTCTACCTCAACAAGGTCGACCAGGTGGATGACGAGGAGCTGCTGGAGCTGGTCGAGATGGAAGTCCGCGAGCTGCTGACCTCCTACGACTATCCGGGCGACGACATCCCGATCATCAAGGGCTCGGCCCTGGCCGCCATGGAAGGCCGCGACGCGGAGATCGGCGAGAACTCGATCCGCGCCCTGATCGCGGCCGTGGACGAGTACATCCCGACCCCCGAGCGCGCCATCGACCAGCCGTTCCTGCTGCCGATCGAGGACGTGTTCTCGATCTCGGGCCGCGGCACGGTCGTCACCGGCCGGATCGAGCGCGGCGCCGTCAACGTCGGCGACGAACTGGAGATCGTGGGCATCCGCGACACCCGCAAGACCACCTGCACGGGCGTCGAGATGTTCCGCAAGCTGCTGGACCGCGGTGAGGCCGGCGACAATGTGGGCGTGCTGCTGCGCGGCATCGACCGCGAGGGCGTCGAGCGCGGCCAGGTGCTGTGCAAGCCCAAGTCGGTGAACCCGCACACCGTCTTCGAGGCCGAGGCCTACATCCTGACCAAGGAAGAGGGTGGCCGTCACACGCCGTTCTTCGCCAACTACCGCCCGCAGTTCTACTTCCGCACGACGGACGTGACCGGCACCGTCAAGCTGCCCGAGGGCACCGAGATGGTCATGCCCGGCGACAACCTGAAGTTCGAGGTCGAGCTGATCGCCCCGATCGCCATGGAAGAGAAGCTGCGCTTCGCCATCCGCGAGGGCGGCCGCACCGTCGGCGCCGGCGTGGTCTCCAAGATCATCAAGTGA
- a CDS encoding SDR family oxidoreductase, with protein MSDTPARPPFRSGAISDPSLPIPDFPAQEQAFPGLAQKMDPLPDHGETSYRGSGRLKGKRALITGGDSGIGAAAAIAYAREGADVAITYLPDEQPDADRVVAAIEAEGRTAVAIPGDLRDEGFCKEMVESAASQLGGLDILVNNAGRQQFCNRLEDLTTEDFDATMKTNVYAPFWVTRAALPHMEAGGSIIITSSVQAFSGSAHLFDYAQSKAANVAFAQSLAKQLAPRGIRVNAVCPGPYWTALQISGGQPTDKAQEHGASQPLGRPGQPVEIAPIYVLLASDEASYITGEYFGSVGGGGL; from the coding sequence ATGTCCGACACCCCCGCCCGTCCCCCCTTCCGCAGCGGCGCCATCTCCGATCCCAGCCTGCCGATCCCCGACTTTCCCGCGCAGGAGCAGGCCTTCCCGGGCCTCGCCCAGAAGATGGACCCCCTGCCCGACCACGGCGAGACCAGCTATCGCGGCAGCGGCCGGCTGAAGGGCAAGCGCGCCCTGATCACCGGCGGCGACAGCGGCATCGGCGCCGCCGCCGCCATCGCCTATGCCCGCGAGGGCGCCGACGTGGCGATCACCTACCTGCCCGACGAGCAGCCCGACGCCGACCGCGTCGTCGCCGCCATCGAGGCCGAGGGCCGCACCGCCGTCGCCATCCCCGGCGATCTGCGCGACGAGGGGTTTTGCAAAGAGATGGTCGAAAGCGCCGCCTCGCAGCTGGGCGGGCTGGACATCCTGGTCAACAATGCCGGCCGCCAGCAATTCTGCAACCGGTTGGAAGACCTGACGACCGAGGATTTCGACGCGACGATGAAGACCAACGTCTACGCGCCCTTCTGGGTGACCCGGGCCGCCCTGCCCCATATGGAGGCCGGCGGCTCGATCATCATCACCTCCTCGGTGCAGGCCTTCTCGGGATCGGCGCATCTCTTCGACTATGCGCAGAGCAAGGCCGCCAACGTCGCCTTCGCCCAATCCCTGGCCAAGCAGCTGGCCCCGCGCGGCATCCGCGTGAACGCCGTCTGCCCGGGCCCCTACTGGACCGCACTGCAGATCAGCGGCGGCCAGCCCACCGACAAGGCACAGGAACACGGCGCCAGCCAGCCCCTGGGCCGCCCGGGCCAGCCGGTCGAGATCGCGCCGATCTACGTGCTGCTGGCCTCGGACGAGGCCAGCTACATCACCGGCGAGTATTTTGGCTCGGTCGGCGGCGGCGGTCTCTAG